One window of the Heliomicrobium undosum genome contains the following:
- a CDS encoding rod shape-determining protein yields the protein MFTKDLGIDLGTANTLVHMKGRGIILREPSVVAIQRDSGSVMAVGEEAKQMIGRTPGNITAIRPMKDGVIADFDITMSMLRYFIRKALGSSTGLFSRVRVVVCVPCGVTAVEERAVKEAALQAGAREAYLIEEPMAAAIGAGLPVHEPTGNMIVDIGGGTTEVAVISLGGIVTSKSIRIAGDEMDEAIAAYIKRQYNLAIGERTSEEIKIRLGSAYLDRAEELLEAIDVRGRDLVSGLPKTVTVTAEEIQKALSEPVAAIIDAIKVCLEKTPPELAADLMEHGIVMAGGGSLLRGLDRLVSLQTGMPVYLADEPLSAVALGTGRVLENIPALKRVLIPQKRLN from the coding sequence ATGTTTACAAAAGATCTGGGCATTGACCTCGGCACCGCCAACACCCTCGTGCATATGAAAGGACGCGGGATCATCCTGCGGGAGCCTTCCGTCGTCGCCATCCAGCGCGACAGCGGCTCTGTCATGGCTGTGGGGGAGGAGGCCAAGCAGATGATCGGCCGGACTCCCGGCAACATCACCGCCATCCGTCCGATGAAAGACGGCGTCATCGCCGATTTCGACATCACCATGTCCATGCTCCGCTACTTCATCCGCAAGGCCCTTGGCTCCAGCACCGGCCTGTTCTCCCGCGTCCGCGTCGTCGTCTGCGTCCCTTGCGGCGTCACCGCCGTGGAGGAGCGCGCCGTCAAGGAAGCGGCCTTGCAAGCCGGCGCCAGAGAGGCCTACCTGATCGAAGAGCCCATGGCTGCCGCCATCGGCGCCGGGCTGCCTGTTCATGAACCGACAGGCAACATGATCGTTGACATCGGCGGCGGCACGACAGAGGTGGCCGTCATCTCCCTCGGCGGCATCGTCACCTCCAAATCGATCCGCATCGCCGGCGATGAGATGGACGAAGCCATCGCCGCCTATATCAAGCGCCAGTACAACCTGGCCATCGGGGAGCGCACGTCCGAGGAGATCAAGATCCGCCTCGGTTCGGCTTACCTGGACCGTGCCGAAGAACTGCTGGAGGCCATCGATGTGCGCGGCCGCGACCTCGTCTCCGGCCTGCCCAAAACGGTCACCGTCACAGCCGAGGAGATCCAGAAGGCACTCTCCGAGCCGGTGGCCGCCATCATCGACGCCATCAAGGTCTGCCTGGAGAAAACGCCGCCCGAACTGGCGGCCGACCTGATGGAACACGGCATCGTCATGGCCGGCGGCGGATCCCTCCTGCGCGGACTGGACCGCCTCGTCAGCCTCCAGACCGGCATGCCCGTGTACCTGGCCGACGAGCCTCTTTCCGCCGTCGCCCTTGGCACCGGTCGCGTCCTGGAGAATATCCCCGCCCTCAAGCGCGTCCTGATCCCGCAGAAGCGGCTCAACTAG
- the radC gene encoding RadC family protein, which produces MSDNYHLTIKDLPEDLRPRERLLSAGPQALTNAELLAILLRTGTTRETAIDMAHRILRQGGLRFLAEATADELSALKGLGAAKAAQVKAAVELGRRIASTAPESRPAIRSPEDASRLVMEDMRFLDREVFRAIALNTKNQVLSIEDISVGSLSSSIVHPRELFKVLIRKSAAAVVLIHNHPSGDPTPSREDREITRRIVEAGRILGIEILDHVIIGDNRYSSLKELGYV; this is translated from the coding sequence GTGAGTGACAACTATCATTTGACCATCAAAGACCTGCCGGAGGACCTGCGCCCCCGTGAGCGCCTCCTGTCGGCAGGTCCGCAGGCATTGACCAACGCTGAACTGTTGGCCATTCTGCTGCGGACCGGAACAACCCGGGAGACGGCCATCGACATGGCCCACCGCATCCTCCGCCAGGGGGGCCTGCGTTTTCTCGCTGAGGCTACAGCCGACGAATTGAGCGCCCTTAAAGGTTTGGGCGCCGCCAAAGCGGCCCAGGTGAAGGCAGCGGTGGAACTGGGGCGTCGCATCGCCTCGACGGCGCCGGAATCGCGTCCCGCCATCCGGTCGCCCGAGGACGCCAGTCGCTTGGTGATGGAAGACATGCGGTTTTTAGATCGAGAGGTCTTTCGCGCCATCGCCCTAAACACGAAGAACCAGGTCCTCAGCATTGAGGATATCTCTGTGGGCAGCCTGTCGTCATCGATCGTCCATCCGCGGGAACTGTTCAAAGTGCTGATCCGCAAGAGCGCCGCTGCGGTTGTGCTCATACATAACCATCCCAGCGGAGATCCGACACCGTCGCGGGAGGATCGCGAGATTACGCGGCGAATCGTTGAAGCAGGAAGAATCTTGGGGATCGAGATCCTTGACCATGTCATCATCGGCGACAACCGCTACAGCAGCCTCAAAGAACTCGGATATGTCTAA
- a CDS encoding Maf family protein — MLASASPRRRQLLSDLGIRFSVLPSDFSEEGVDGLAPEAQALALSRGKAHSVCERLSDGIILGADTIVVIDEDVLGKPKSPDQAREMLRRLSGRSHRVITGLALFHVENGRIVHETSGYEETLVYFRELSEEDINRYVSTGDCLDKAGAYGIQGLAALLVERLEGDYFNVVGLPLVRLDKLLRPWGISLMQLATEGNSRTASPA, encoded by the coding sequence GTGCTGGCATCGGCGTCGCCTCGTCGTCGCCAGTTGCTTTCCGACCTGGGCATCCGCTTTTCGGTCCTGCCCAGCGATTTTTCTGAAGAAGGGGTCGACGGCCTGGCGCCGGAGGCGCAAGCGCTGGCGCTGTCCCGCGGCAAGGCCCATTCCGTCTGTGAACGCCTGTCTGACGGGATCATCCTGGGCGCCGACACCATTGTCGTCATCGACGAGGATGTGCTCGGCAAACCGAAATCACCGGATCAAGCCCGGGAGATGCTCCGCCGCCTCTCCGGCCGATCCCACCGGGTGATCACGGGACTGGCCCTGTTTCATGTTGAAAACGGTCGCATCGTCCATGAAACGAGCGGCTATGAGGAGACACTGGTCTATTTCCGCGAACTTTCGGAAGAGGACATCAACCGCTATGTCTCCACTGGCGACTGCCTCGATAAAGCCGGCGCTTACGGCATCCAGGGGTTGGCCGCCTTGCTGGTGGAACGTCTGGAGGGAGACTACTTCAACGTCGTCGGTTTGCCGCTCGTCCGGTTGGACAAGTTGCTTCGCCCGTGGGGGATTTCCCTGATGCAACTCGCAACTGAAGGGAACAGCCGCACCGCATCTCCTGCCTAG
- a CDS encoding DUF4321 domain-containing protein, which translates to MKGIRVGAGQIGMLVLFMIVGAIIGSLIGEALSPVVPVMKLSKDVELGPAHINLVSFSFTLGLNIKLNLAGAVGMLAGIFLYRRF; encoded by the coding sequence GTGAAGGGGATTCGTGTCGGCGCCGGTCAAATCGGCATGCTGGTCCTGTTCATGATCGTCGGCGCCATCATTGGCAGCTTGATCGGGGAGGCCTTGAGCCCTGTCGTCCCTGTCATGAAGTTGAGCAAGGACGTGGAACTCGGCCCGGCTCACATCAACCTCGTGTCATTCAGTTTCACCCTCGGCCTTAACATCAAGCTCAACCTGGCCGGGGCCGTGGGGATGCTCGCCGGCATTTTTCTTTACCGGCGATTCTAG
- a CDS encoding cobalamin B12-binding domain-containing protein gives MANCLERKKVLLVPLDPVHDIGLKMIRRGLDEAGHQTMLLPPDLPPEEIVSIISRESPDQVLVSRTLGYGVAELLARFVDLTDAAGLRDRTTLVVGGMAIRPELAAELGFDAGFGPGTSVDEVVAYIEGRPYKPDAAGIRKEKADLTARYGYEYRHPAIAKLLEGIVDGILAWAEGKTSPGIKRARLRDEAWDVETWRQGKLDGNFNDAYAALCDPVAEAFYRKGEVHPKTRRQSKEEIARLEDYLTSVEKGMTVRRLQHREGQPKVFIQYGTGCPFMDIAHIKVCEAWGADGVVHFDPSWGARTEGFIGDFLTHQEDGSVITPENLSWIKAALEASTLWQVRAHRGLNTPETVVLAGKLGADLTKINIAYGALAAGTDPARLTVDGVEAIRMAVKYNLPFDVVTNEELAGVPAHKAFAGMLIVAALARRLGGRPMLQPLFAFSPEVMVSGQMRDNYIDFNAAKIEALRAIIDAPIWPGAPIGFLTQTEDRVQSSMTTSLHAALAASLNVDAVSIASSDEAYSGGPIVAASRVDTLRAVAEGFRFFGEGRVEPTKKANQWATEIVEKIETVLKAVAAAPSFPEAMYTGLLGSKEEGAYPGRGGRGTVTEE, from the coding sequence ATGGCGAACTGCCTGGAACGGAAAAAAGTGCTGTTGGTGCCTCTTGACCCCGTCCATGACATCGGGCTGAAAATGATCCGCCGCGGCCTTGATGAGGCCGGACACCAGACGATGCTGCTGCCGCCCGATCTGCCGCCTGAGGAGATCGTCAGCATCATCAGCCGGGAGAGCCCCGATCAGGTGCTCGTCAGCCGCACCCTCGGCTACGGCGTGGCCGAACTCCTGGCGCGCTTCGTCGATCTGACCGACGCAGCGGGATTGCGCGACAGGACGACCTTGGTCGTTGGCGGCATGGCCATTCGACCGGAACTGGCGGCAGAACTCGGCTTTGACGCCGGTTTCGGCCCCGGCACATCAGTCGACGAGGTAGTGGCCTACATCGAAGGCCGGCCCTACAAGCCGGACGCGGCGGGGATCCGCAAAGAAAAAGCCGATCTCACCGCCCGCTACGGTTACGAATACCGACACCCGGCCATCGCAAAACTGCTGGAAGGGATTGTCGACGGTATTTTGGCCTGGGCCGAGGGGAAGACCTCCCCGGGGATCAAACGGGCGCGACTGCGCGATGAGGCCTGGGATGTGGAGACCTGGCGGCAGGGCAAGCTCGACGGCAACTTCAATGACGCCTATGCGGCGCTCTGCGACCCTGTGGCTGAAGCCTTTTACCGCAAGGGAGAGGTGCATCCGAAAACGCGCCGCCAGAGTAAGGAAGAGATCGCCCGCCTGGAAGACTACCTGACATCAGTCGAAAAAGGCATGACGGTCCGCCGTTTGCAGCACCGGGAGGGCCAGCCCAAGGTCTTCATTCAGTACGGCACCGGCTGTCCTTTTATGGACATCGCCCATATCAAGGTCTGCGAAGCCTGGGGGGCTGACGGCGTCGTCCACTTCGACCCTTCCTGGGGCGCTCGCACGGAGGGTTTCATCGGCGACTTTTTAACCCACCAGGAAGACGGCTCTGTCATCACCCCCGAAAACCTTTCCTGGATCAAGGCCGCCCTGGAGGCGTCGACCCTTTGGCAGGTGCGCGCCCACCGGGGGCTGAACACGCCGGAGACGGTCGTCTTGGCCGGCAAGCTCGGCGCCGACCTGACCAAGATCAACATCGCCTACGGCGCCTTGGCCGCCGGCACCGATCCAGCCCGTCTGACGGTCGATGGGGTGGAAGCCATCCGCATGGCCGTCAAGTACAACCTCCCCTTTGACGTGGTCACCAACGAGGAGTTGGCCGGCGTTCCCGCCCACAAGGCCTTTGCCGGCATGCTGATCGTGGCTGCCCTGGCCCGCCGCCTGGGCGGCCGGCCCATGCTGCAACCGCTCTTCGCCTTCAGCCCAGAGGTGATGGTGAGCGGCCAGATGCGCGACAACTACATCGATTTCAACGCCGCCAAGATCGAGGCCTTGCGGGCGATCATCGACGCGCCCATCTGGCCGGGGGCGCCCATCGGCTTTTTGACCCAGACAGAGGACCGGGTGCAATCCTCTATGACCACCTCCCTGCACGCCGCCCTGGCAGCCTCGTTAAACGTGGACGCCGTGTCCATCGCTTCCTCCGACGAGGCCTATTCCGGCGGTCCCATCGTCGCCGCCTCTCGCGTCGACACGTTGCGGGCCGTTGCCGAGGGTTTCCGCTTCTTCGGCGAGGGCCGCGTTGAGCCGACGAAAAAAGCCAACCAGTGGGCGACGGAGATCGTCGAGAAGATCGAGACGGTGTTAAAAGCGGTGGCTGCAGCGCCCTCATTCCCCGAGGCCATGTATACAGGTCTGCTGGGCAGCAAGGAAGAAGGGGCTTATCCGGGTCGGGGCGGACGGGGAACCGTCACCGAAGAATGA
- a CDS encoding FAD-dependent oxidoreductase: protein MPKVVVVGGGWAGCAAAIAAAKAGAEVALLERTDMFLGTGLVGGIMRNNGRFTATEEMLAMGGGDLFEVTDEVSRHKNIEFPGHKHASLYDVAKVEPAVRQRLSKFPNIHFRTLARVRDITMQGSRITGVVIDETDEITGDVFVDASGTAGPQGNCGKYGNGCVMCIYRCPTFGGRVSIAGKAGVKEVVGKKADGSFGAMSGSCKLHKDSIRDDIVDTLNKTGVAVVPIPQELRKEDALSQKACQQYALKEFAENIILLDTGHAKLMSPYYPLDKLRHIPGFENARFEDPYSGGIGNSMRYVGMCPRDNTLKVKGDAENLFCAGEKAGLLVGHTEAIVTGALAGHNAVRLALQKQLLELPRSLAVGDAIAHVNEQMQTEEGLTKKYTFSGSVYFQRMKEQGLYSTDVNAIRQRVEAAGLTGVMERPVS, encoded by the coding sequence ATGCCGAAGGTAGTCGTCGTCGGAGGCGGCTGGGCCGGCTGTGCTGCTGCGATTGCGGCGGCCAAAGCCGGCGCTGAAGTGGCCTTGCTCGAACGTACGGACATGTTTTTGGGCACTGGCCTCGTCGGCGGGATCATGCGCAACAACGGACGATTCACCGCCACCGAGGAAATGTTGGCCATGGGCGGCGGCGATCTCTTCGAGGTCACCGATGAGGTCTCCCGGCACAAGAACATCGAGTTCCCGGGTCACAAGCACGCCAGCCTCTATGACGTGGCCAAGGTGGAGCCTGCGGTGCGCCAGCGTCTCTCCAAATTCCCCAACATCCACTTTCGCACCCTGGCCCGGGTGCGGGACATCACCATGCAGGGATCGCGCATCACCGGCGTCGTGATCGATGAGACCGATGAGATCACCGGAGATGTTTTCGTCGATGCCAGCGGCACGGCGGGCCCTCAGGGCAACTGCGGCAAGTATGGCAACGGCTGTGTCATGTGCATCTACCGCTGTCCCACCTTTGGCGGGCGCGTCTCCATTGCCGGCAAAGCAGGCGTTAAAGAGGTTGTCGGCAAAAAGGCCGACGGCAGTTTCGGCGCCATGTCCGGCTCCTGTAAGTTGCACAAAGATTCCATCCGCGACGACATCGTAGACACCCTGAACAAAACAGGTGTCGCCGTCGTCCCCATCCCCCAGGAACTGCGCAAGGAGGATGCCCTTTCCCAGAAAGCCTGCCAGCAGTACGCTCTCAAGGAGTTCGCCGAAAACATCATCCTCCTCGACACGGGCCACGCCAAGCTCATGTCGCCCTACTATCCTTTAGACAAGCTCCGCCACATCCCCGGATTCGAGAACGCCCGCTTTGAAGACCCCTACTCCGGCGGGATCGGCAACTCCATGCGCTACGTGGGCATGTGCCCCCGCGACAACACCCTCAAAGTCAAAGGCGATGCGGAGAACCTCTTTTGCGCCGGCGAAAAGGCGGGCCTCCTGGTGGGGCACACCGAAGCCATCGTCACGGGCGCCCTGGCCGGCCATAACGCCGTCCGCCTCGCTCTGCAAAAACAGCTCCTCGAACTGCCGCGTTCCCTCGCTGTCGGTGACGCCATCGCTCATGTGAACGAGCAGATGCAGACCGAGGAGGGGCTGACGAAAAAGTACACCTTCTCCGGCTCCGTCTATTTCCAACGGATGAAGGAGCAAGGGCTCTATTCGACCGATGTCAACGCCATCCGGCAGCGGGTGGAAGCGGCCGGCTTGACCGGTGTCATGGAACGACCGGTCTCTTAG
- a CDS encoding PLP-dependent aminotransferase family protein: MTTTLKYKYQLYRHLQASIPQIYAEAKKAADEIGIPPNLRGKFGLTGAISGCPAPLRRDIAEATEKGGKEVIPLAKLVDELREIVKDVYGDEWEPVPTSTCEAALWLCFDTLMTPPNLGRGDNYRARYICPYEKHMHHQAAYGRPFPPKYKDIYADRGTTAGELGFYGKRQNNFDTVIVPLVGAQYPVHGIKAHPVPLLTEVDPEASIEQMALAAEVHAPFLTGFASLGYDTPGYGYGAKDEDGAPLLMKRIGELAHEYNVPYLIDNAWGIPFVGTDPRKVNADVITYAMDKASGAATSGLVIGREDVMTHIRRAMGMHGDRWGTTASYGKAAYVTFDPGKEALLSQVQTLRVLRDKPEILTKPVDDLERIVNDEFDKIHPNIKKGLKISKSYNSQAVEVNYEGTWKEGGLGLPIFAIEDMYAGSNILQSGLAQMGVIPTIAYDANVYISPGLGTTDEDGQIIEENMRFAVRALVRLMEITARYAGMI, from the coding sequence TTGACGACAACCCTCAAATACAAATACCAACTGTACCGCCACCTCCAGGCCAGCATCCCTCAGATCTACGCCGAAGCCAAGAAAGCGGCCGATGAGATCGGCATCCCGCCCAATCTGCGCGGCAAGTTCGGCCTCACCGGCGCCATCTCGGGCTGCCCGGCGCCCCTGCGCCGCGACATCGCCGAGGCGACCGAAAAGGGAGGCAAAGAAGTCATCCCGCTGGCCAAGCTCGTCGACGAACTGCGGGAGATCGTCAAGGATGTCTACGGCGACGAGTGGGAACCGGTGCCGACGAGCACCTGTGAGGCAGCCCTCTGGCTCTGCTTTGACACCCTGATGACGCCGCCCAACCTTGGCCGCGGCGACAACTACCGCGCCCGCTACATCTGCCCCTATGAAAAGCACATGCACCACCAGGCCGCCTATGGCCGGCCCTTCCCGCCCAAGTATAAGGACATCTACGCCGATCGCGGCACTACCGCCGGCGAACTCGGCTTCTACGGCAAGCGGCAGAACAACTTCGACACAGTCATCGTGCCGCTCGTCGGCGCCCAATATCCTGTCCACGGCATCAAAGCCCATCCCGTCCCGCTGCTCACTGAGGTCGACCCCGAGGCATCGATCGAACAGATGGCCCTGGCCGCTGAGGTGCATGCCCCCTTCTTGACTGGCTTCGCTTCTCTCGGCTATGACACCCCCGGCTACGGCTACGGCGCCAAGGATGAGGACGGCGCGCCCCTTCTGATGAAGCGCATCGGCGAACTGGCCCATGAGTACAACGTGCCCTACCTGATCGACAACGCCTGGGGCATCCCCTTCGTCGGCACCGACCCCCGCAAGGTCAATGCCGATGTGATCACCTATGCCATGGACAAAGCCTCCGGCGCCGCCACCTCAGGCCTGGTTATCGGCCGTGAGGACGTGATGACCCATATCCGCCGGGCCATGGGCATGCACGGCGACCGCTGGGGGACGACAGCCTCCTACGGCAAAGCGGCCTATGTCACCTTCGACCCCGGCAAAGAGGCCCTGCTCAGCCAAGTGCAAACGTTGCGGGTGTTGCGGGACAAGCCGGAGATCCTCACCAAGCCTGTCGACGACCTGGAGCGGATCGTCAACGACGAGTTCGACAAGATCCACCCGAACATCAAAAAAGGCCTCAAGATCAGCAAGTCCTACAACTCCCAGGCTGTCGAGGTCAACTACGAAGGCACCTGGAAAGAGGGCGGTCTCGGCCTTCCCATCTTCGCTATCGAAGACATGTACGCCGGGAGCAACATCCTGCAGAGCGGTCTGGCCCAGATGGGCGTCATCCCGACCATCGCCTATGACGCCAACGTCTACATCTCGCCCGGCCTGGGCACCACAGATGAAGACGGCCAGATCATCGAAGAGAACATGCGCTTCGCCGTCCGCGCCCTCGTCCGCCTGATGGAGATCACCGCCCGCTACGCCGGCATGATCTGA
- a CDS encoding RidA family protein yields the protein MSVEAKLQELGLTLPEAPKPVAAYVPSVKAGDFIYTSGQIPFVNGELKYKGKVGKDLTAEKAYEAAKVCCLNCLGVIKGQVGDLNQVKKIVKVVGFVNSAPGFQGQPGVINGASELLGQVFGDKGQHARSAVGVNELPLDAAVEVEMIVQV from the coding sequence ATGTCCGTAGAAGCGAAACTGCAGGAGCTGGGGCTCACGCTGCCGGAAGCGCCTAAGCCGGTGGCCGCCTACGTGCCCTCCGTCAAGGCTGGTGACTTCATCTACACGTCAGGGCAGATCCCCTTTGTCAACGGCGAGTTGAAATACAAGGGCAAAGTGGGCAAGGACCTGACGGCAGAAAAAGCCTATGAGGCGGCCAAAGTCTGCTGTCTAAACTGCCTCGGCGTGATCAAGGGGCAGGTGGGCGATCTCAACCAGGTGAAAAAGATCGTCAAGGTGGTCGGCTTCGTCAACAGCGCGCCCGGCTTTCAGGGCCAGCCCGGCGTCATCAACGGCGCTTCGGAACTGCTGGGCCAAGTCTTCGGTGACAAAGGACAGCACGCCCGCTCCGCCGTCGGGGTGAACGAACTGCCCCTCGACGCCGCTGTGGAAGTCGAGATGATCGTCCAGGTTTGA
- a CDS encoding DUF6917 domain-containing protein: MSDPYAKGMLRVHPYAKKKDVVGELVAILEGKLENRGLQLIKPISRALAEDEIHEIIVTDERDAGPGKQVDRIAYLAFFEVKGGGVIVTGDPVFLKGKLLGHIAGFDETHMPNHINIVIKSDERQSGVSIGAEIGQQLLIKSPD, from the coding sequence ATGTCCGACCCATACGCCAAAGGAATGCTCCGCGTCCACCCCTACGCCAAGAAAAAGGATGTCGTCGGCGAACTGGTAGCGATCCTGGAAGGAAAGTTGGAAAACCGTGGACTGCAACTCATCAAGCCGATCTCCCGCGCGCTGGCCGAGGACGAGATCCACGAGATCATCGTCACCGACGAAAGGGATGCCGGACCGGGAAAACAGGTCGACCGCATCGCCTATCTCGCTTTTTTCGAGGTCAAGGGAGGCGGCGTCATCGTCACCGGCGATCCCGTTTTTTTAAAAGGGAAACTCCTCGGCCATATCGCCGGTTTCGACGAGACCCACATGCCTAACCATATCAACATCGTCATCAAGTCCGACGAGCGACAGTCAGGCGTCTCCATCGGCGCTGAGATCGGCCAGCAACTGCTGATCAAAAGCCCCGATTGA
- a CDS encoding redox-sensing transcriptional repressor Rex codes for MKTLKIPEATIIRLSMYSRYLSQVEERGVQMISSGEIAEGVGVSPAHVRKDLAYFGEFGTRGVGYNVDELQHHILNILRLNREWRVVIVGAGHLGSALAMYRGFGERGFHLVGIFDSDPAKIGRKYDDIAVQPIEELAQTVKEKQVGIGIITVPATVAQEVADILVNSGVDALLNFAPCVLSLPPRIELRNVDLSVNLEVLTFNLGSRGKL; via the coding sequence GTGAAAACCCTGAAAATCCCCGAAGCCACAATCATCCGGTTGTCCATGTATTCCCGCTACCTGAGCCAGGTGGAAGAGCGGGGCGTGCAAATGATTTCTTCGGGAGAGATCGCCGAGGGGGTGGGAGTCAGTCCCGCCCATGTCCGCAAGGATCTGGCCTATTTCGGGGAATTCGGCACACGCGGCGTCGGCTACAATGTCGACGAACTGCAACACCACATTTTGAATATCCTCCGTTTGAACCGGGAATGGCGCGTCGTCATCGTCGGCGCCGGTCATCTTGGCTCCGCCCTCGCCATGTACAGGGGTTTTGGGGAGCGCGGCTTCCACCTGGTCGGGATTTTTGACAGCGACCCGGCCAAGATCGGAAGGAAGTACGACGACATCGCCGTGCAGCCCATCGAGGAACTGGCACAGACGGTCAAGGAGAAACAGGTGGGCATCGGCATCATCACCGTGCCGGCCACCGTAGCCCAAGAGGTGGCTGATATCCTCGTCAACTCCGGCGTAGACGCCCTCTTGAACTTCGCCCCCTGTGTCTTAAGCCTCCCGCCCAGGATTGAACTGCGCAACGTGGACCTGTCAGTGAATCTGGAGGTTTTGACCTTTAATCTTGGGTCGCGGGGGAAATTGTAA